The segment TTATTGCGTAGTGCAATAGCAAATTGGGAGCAAAAAAATACAGGAGCACGTGCTGAAAGCAGCGAATTGTATGTAAAAACAATTTTTGTTGATGGTGGTGCCATGTTAAAACGTGTTTTGCCTGCACCACAAGGACGTGCACACAGAATACGCAAACGCTCAAATCATGTTACACTTATTGTAGATAGCATGACTACAGCTAATAGTTCAGTAGAAATTAATAACGAAAAAGAAAATACTAAAGCATAATGGGACAAAAGGTAAATCCGATAGCATTACGTTTAGGCATTATCCGTGGCTGGGAAAGTAATTGGTTTGGTGGCAAAAACTTTGCTGAAAAACTTATCGAAGATGAAAACATAAGAAAATATCTTCGTGCCCGTATTATAAAAGGCGGAGTGTCAAAAATTATTATTGAGCGTACGATAAAACGTATTATCATTACAATTCACACTTCTCGTCCGGGAATAATAATTGGTAAGGGTGGTTCTGAGGTTGATAAAATCAAAGAAGAAATTAAAAAACTTACTAAAAAAGACGTAGCTATTAATATATTTGAAATAAAACGTCCTGAGTTAGATGCGGTTTTAGTGGGTGAGCAAATTGCTAGCCAAATTGAAGCCCGTGTATCTTACAAACGTGCTTTAAAAGGAGCTATTTCAAATACCATGAAAATGGGTGCTGATGGTATTAAAGTTACAATAAGCGGCCGTTTAGGTGGAGCAGAGATGGCTCGTTCAGAATCATATAAAGAAGGGCGTACTCCGTTACATACTTTAAGGTCTGATATAGATTATGCAATATCTGAAGCGTTAACAGTATATGGTAAAATAGGTATTAAAGTGTGGATCTGTAAAGGTGAAATTTATGGAAAACGCGATTTATCTCCTAACCAAGGTGCAGCTGATAATAAAGGTAATGGCGGTCGCCCTGATAGAAGAGGTGATGACAGAAGAGGCGGTTCAGACAGAAGAGGTGGAGATAGAAGAGGTGGTGCTGGAGCTAATGCTGGTGGTGGCGATAGAAAGCCAAGAAGAGAAAAAAAATAATTCAAGATTTTATCATTAAAATAAAATAACTGTAAATATGTTACAGCCGAAAAAAACAAAATTTAGGAAACAACAAAAAGGTAGAGTTAAAGGTAATGCCTCTAGAGGTTTTACGGTTGCCTTTGGATCGTTTGGTTTAAAAGCCCTTGACACATGCTTTTTAACATCAAAACAATTAGAAGCTGCTCGTGTTGCTTTGAATCGTTTTATGAAAAGAGAAGGT is part of the Bacteroidota bacterium genome and harbors:
- the rpsC gene encoding 30S ribosomal protein S3 encodes the protein MGQKVNPIALRLGIIRGWESNWFGGKNFAEKLIEDENIRKYLRARIIKGGVSKIIIERTIKRIIITIHTSRPGIIIGKGGSEVDKIKEEIKKLTKKDVAINIFEIKRPELDAVLVGEQIASQIEARVSYKRALKGAISNTMKMGADGIKVTISGRLGGAEMARSESYKEGRTPLHTLRSDIDYAISEALTVYGKIGIKVWICKGEIYGKRDLSPNQGAADNKGNGGRPDRRGDDRRGGSDRRGGDRRGGAGANAGGGDRKPRREKK
- the rplV gene encoding 50S ribosomal protein L22 gives rise to the protein MEAVAKLNNCPTSPRKMRLVVDLIRGKRVEEAFNTLRFNNKKESAHRVEKLLRSAIANWEQKNTGARAESSELYVKTIFVDGGAMLKRVLPAPQGRAHRIRKRSNHVTLIVDSMTTANSSVEINNEKENTKA